GATCCAAGGGCTTTCCTGGCTAAATATTCCAAAAGGGCGTTGGAAAACCAAATGATATTGCCACTTGGCTTTTTCCTAGAGGAATATCACAGATTATGTTTTGGACCCAGTGCCATAACCAAAAGAGCTCCTCAACTCacctcatatttttttcttttaatctgctcTATAAAGTCATACTTTTCATTCTCCAGCTGGTATAGCCAGTCCCACAGTTCCTTAGCCTTGTCCCTGTGTGTTTATGGGGAAAGGGAGACAAGAAAAACACATCACATCATACATTTCCTTTGGTTTTCAGATCACTAGTAATGaggctttttatattttatgtaatGCAGCTCATACATCTTCCTGCAAAACCCTTACTCATCTGAAAGCTACTCAGCTATTTTCAATGTCTCACCGTCTCACCTGAGAACTTTTTAGCCTCACACACTTGCATATGTCAGGCAATAATATATTTCCTACAGGTTTAATTTTTCCCCTAAATCTTAATGAGACACAAGAGTCCAGGGGAATTAgataaggaaggaaggaggactCTGAAGGTCGTGCAGATAAGCAGAAGAGCTGCCATTGCGCATCTCATCTGTTTTAGGACTGAGATGAGCCAACCTAATTTTTCAGTCGTATGTAAACTCCCACATGTGGAGTTCAGACTATCATTTAAAGGCTGCTCTGTGCCAGAGCACTCAATCCCAAGATCTCCAGACTCAGCAGAAATCTGTACTCTTGTTTTAGCAGCTCTAACTCACCTCTGGGAATGCTGTTATAATATAAATGCTAAAACAGTCTTTAATTTGAAGGGGTTTTTTCAGCTGATCTCAGAGCTGGGTTTAAAGTTTGTAGCTAGTCTGGTGACTCATCCCTGCTTACAGACAAGGCTCAGGGATCTACACCAGGAGCATGGCTAGATGGCTACCAAACCATTTCAGCAATACCCCATGTCCTCTTTTCTCCAAATAAAGGTAGGGCAAATTAACATTGTCCTTTGATGAATTTCAAGGaaggccctctcccctccctaATTCTTTCACTAGGGAAGGCCCCAGAACAATAAGAACAAATTTCAATGAGTTACATTCAAATTTGGGATCACTGTCCTGTACCTGCAGTAAGCGAGGATAAACATGTTACCTCAGCTTATCTTCATTAAGGTGGTCGATGTTCAAGGGCTTGCGCCTCTCTGCCAGGACCTTCTTCTTCGTCTCTCTAGCTGtctgcttcttccctctcttctggTCAGCCTATTTTCAGAACATCAATTAATGCTGGGCAGCACAAATTTGGGGTGAATATAATGAGTTCAGGGACAGAGCAAGCAAGACAGTTTGCTAAGGATCCAGAAGGAGGAAAGTCAAGCTTTATTCTCATCTTGTAATGAAGACTGTTGCCAGTCAACCCCAAGGTTTAATGCTTCTATATTTCTTCCACTGATCCATGCTTTTTACCTTAGCCAGATAGCTGCTGTACGTGGCGCCCATGGAAGACAGAGCCTTCTTCTTCTTGAGATCATCCTCAGCTTTTCTCTTggcatcttcttcctctctccgTGCCTTTTCCTCCTGTGGAGTACGACACACAGAAGCAAGTTACTCTAGGGGAGACTCACAACTTCTGCAGCAGCCAGTGTCACGGCAGGAAATGTGACAGGATAAGATACGATAAGAACTGACAGCTCCCCTGTCCTGCCCTTGCTTTAAGAGGGCAGCCGTTTCTTCTCTGGACTGTCTGAGGCTGCGACGGTgtgctctcccctcccccccccccccccaacctgaccTCTCCATAAACAGCACAtaggcaggggctaattgagcatgcGCCAACTAAAATCTGTTTAGTACACAAATATGACTGAGACAGTCATCTTCCCCCCATAACCAGGGGGCAGCCCAAAGGCCATCgagctctcctgcacggcagcgGGCTGCACTGCAGAACCTCCTCTCGAGCAGGgacgcctctcaaggttactcctcgAGGTCGAGAGATTCCTTAACCGCGACAGATCCTCAGTAAGTGACTAAATAGCATCCTTGAAACTGTGAAACTTTGCTAAGTTGTATCTCTGATCaattgtgcacataatcctttagaCATAAACCATTGACCCAGTCTGAGACTAAGATTGGACCAGCCTCCCCCAGCGTCCCCTGAGGAGGGGTTTGAAAAGCAAGGGGGTCTAttctgaacctcgtgactcaaTGGGAGGGTCTCCTTGACACTTTCATCTGACCCTGTCCTCCACGCAGTAAATAACTGGGTGAACCTTGCCATCGGCCCTTGTTAAATCAGTCTCATTTACGATTGAACTCTGTCGGATCACTATCTTACTtcaataaaacatattgctgcttctctcttacgAGTGAAGTGCATCACTCCTCACTCATCCATGACGAAGGCAGCCAAAGATCTCTGGAGATCTCTCATTAGATgctgagacagagagagatgcaAGGACACTCACTGCAAGCCTTGCTTGGCGTTCCTTCTCCTTCTCAGCCCGGATTCGCTGTTGCTCTGCTCTTTCAGCTCTGCGCTTCTCCTGCAAGAAGCAATGGTAGAGGCATGGAGTCATCAGTGTGACCTTATCTACCTCCagtgtccccaccaccaccacgagGGCCTGGTTTGTAGGCAGCGAACTGTCTGCTCCCTTGCCAGGGCAGGCAGAACGGGGCTCACAGGCCATCAAAATGCCTGCTGTGAATTTCCAGGTGTAAAATGCAGGAGGCTGAGGGAGAGGACTGGTGAGGGAAGAACCCACTTGGAGGTAACAGGAACAGTCACTTCTGTATGTGGCAACATGGCTCGCTGCCAAATTCTGAGGACAAATAGATTCAACTTCTTATCTGCAGCAAATTTCTTAATCTAGCACAGAGATATGGCTCTACAAAGACTCACAATTCTCTCCTTCAGGGCAaccagctcttcctcttcctttctcctggcTTCAAAGTGGCTGTCAATCAAGGCCTGCAGTTCAATCAGGTCTTtgttctgcctcttcttttgGATGTCCTGGAAAAACAGGCAAGTGCATTAAACCCATACTTCTCTACATACATTCCTTGGAGACTCCCAGCACCCTGTCTACACGCACAGAAACAAAAGCACAAGGTGTCCACATATATACACAGAAATCAACAGGAGCCTCTCCATCTAGCTTAAATACAGAGACATTCAAAGACTTGTCCAGGTGACAGCCAGGAGCCAAGAAGGGAACAAAATACACATCTCATTTCCCTGCATCATATTTTATCCCTGGTTTCTCTTAGCTGCCATGTCTTTGCATGTACACCAGTCTTGCTCAAGGGCTGAGATATGAATGTTCCCTAGAAAATGTTCTTGTATTTTTGGGGGGAGCAGACATTTCTGTGGACTTTAGACTATAGAAGACTTCACTAAGCATGTGCTTTTTCAACACCAgggcttctttatttttctgtccaCTTCCTAGGAAATTATATAGATCTCTGTTTATTGTTAGCCTTCTGTTGTCATTCTAGGTAGTGTTTCTCAGTGACATATGGGTATAggcttgcttttttaaaaaacctatCTTTCCTGCTTGTCACTAGCTGTCTAGGTTGCATTTGTAAGCCTGGCTTTCTAAGAAGGAAGGCTCATACAATCACACTGCCTATTTGTCTGTCCTCCCTCTCCCAGTAACTTTCAAACTAATTACAACAACATTTTCGGAGGGACAAAGATTCTGCAGATATTAAGGTTTCTATAAACTTCCTGAAAGTCAGAGCGCAGCTAGAGCACAGAGATTTTAATCGGTGCTTCCCACTGAGGATAAAACTCAGCCCCTTCTCCATGCTCAGAAATGGCAGCAAGCTGGCAAATCAGTAGACTATATGGCAGCCAGCAGAAATGCAGGCACAAGCCAGCAGAAGAAGGTGCTTCTGCCTGCCCAGATATGGGGTgtcagaggagaagaaaaggataCTACTGCATAAAGAGGAGGGAGGTACGGGGCATAAAAAGCTGTGGGGAAGAGGGTGAGGGAAAGCAGCACACAATGCCACAGAAAACCAAGCTTTGTTACTTTTGTTCCTCATGGAACAACTCAACTTTTCAAAACGCGAGTCTGTTTTGCGGCCCATTCCTGGCTTCTGGAGGACACAAGCTCTTCACAGGCATAACATCCAGCCTCTGGCACTGGAGAATCACCTTTCTGATCCTTTCTAATCATCCCTAATCATATTTCATTACCCTTGAGCCAGAGGAGCATCCTGGAACTACAGAGTAGTAGTACAACTAGGGAAGTACATAGGAGTAATAGGAAACAATAGAAGCCAGTTTGCCCTGGGATAACTGAGGAATATTCAATAGAGAATGAGAGCATGATAATGGGCAGTTTACAAAGAAAGAGATCTGAGGGCTCCTAACACACTTTCATCTTTCTTCATACATTGGCTTCAAagattcaagaagaaaaaaaaaataagtacatGAATAAAGATTTCAGCTTAGTCACATTAATAAAGAATGCATCCAGAGGGTTTCAGGGAGCAGAGGGTAGCCTGAGACTGAAAACAGGCAGCAAAGCATCCATCCTTTTGTCCTTGACTGTATCCTCAGCAGTATCTGTGCAGGAGGAATTCTGTgggtttgtgtgtgcatgtggctCAGGTGCAGACAGACAAACACAGATAGGCTCAGAAATACTTACATCAAAATCTACTTTCTCACCCTCCGGTATTTTAGGAGCAGTTAGTCTGCagagagtcaaaaaaaaaaaatgttcatcttAGAGAAAAGggagctttttaaaaagcatgtccTGAAGTGACTTACAGGGAACAGCACTAGACACCATCGTTCTTCATGGAAGGTCAAGGGCAGGGAGGTGCCCCCCAAAAGGTTTTTCATTCCCAAAGCCTATAGTCATTCCCTCACGCATGGAAACGTATGGATCAACAGAGTCAGGAGGTGCATAGAAAACCTTAGTTAAGCTCAAGACAGCCCAATCCAACATTTGCCATCCTTCGTACTGCCAGCAACCCTGGCTGGACAGCTTGTTTTCCTGCCATGGACTCTCACAAAGGATTTACTGTCAAGTCCCTCATCTCCACATAAAGTTGTGGGACTGCTGTACCTTGGAGAATTCGTGACTCCACCAACTCTAGCTGTAAGAAAGACATAGGACTGATGAAGAACTGGTCTTAAGACCCTGGCCAGTAACTACTGCTAAGGCAGTCTCTGgcagaaaacatgcagaaat
This window of the Dromaius novaehollandiae isolate bDroNov1 chromosome 5, bDroNov1.hap1, whole genome shotgun sequence genome carries:
- the TNNT3 gene encoding troponin T, fast skeletal muscle isoform X1 encodes the protein MSDTEEVEHGEEEEYEEEEEVQEEEEKPRIKLTAPKIPEGEKVDFDDIQKKRQNKDLIELQALIDSHFEARRKEEEELVALKERIEKRRAERAEQQRIRAEKEKERQARLAEEKARREEEDAKRKAEDDLKKKKALSSMGATYSSYLAKADQKRGKKQTARETKKKVLAERRKPLNIDHLNEDKLRDKAKELWDWLYQLENEKYDFIEQIKRKKYEIVTLRNRIDQAQKHSKKAGVKGKVGGRWK
- the TNNT3 gene encoding troponin T, fast skeletal muscle isoform X2, with the protein product MPPAEEVPEEEEKPRIKLTAPKIPEGEKVDFDDIQKKRQNKDLIELQALIDSHFEARRKEEEELVALKERIEKRRAERAEQQRIRAEKEKERQARLAEEKARREEEDAKRKAEDDLKKKKALSSMGATYSSYLAKADQKRGKKQTARETKKKVLAERRKPLNIDHLNEDKLRDKAKELWDWLYQLENEKYDFIEQIKRKKYEIVTLRNRIDQAQKHSKKAGVKGKVGGRWK